Proteins from a genomic interval of Chanodichthys erythropterus isolate Z2021 chromosome 8, ASM2448905v1, whole genome shotgun sequence:
- the mical3b gene encoding protein-methionine sulfoxide oxidase mical3b isoform X2 — protein sequence MWDGRSETCHAHALFDAFVQAGTCKETLRAFQELCEELKLHPVGQPQFYHTLRSRLHYWKAKALWAKLDKRASQKEYMRGHACTSTTCLIIGAGPCGLRTAIELGFLGARVVLVEKRDAFSRNNVLHLWPFTIQDLRGLGAKKFYGKFCAGAIDHISIRQLQLMLLKVALLLGVEVHVNVEFKHLLEPPENQEKRVGWRAEVHPSSHPVRQLEFDVVIGADGRRNTLPGFRRKEFRGKLAIAVTANFINRNTTAEAKVEEISGVAFIFNQRFFQDLRQATGIDLENIVYYKDDTHYFVMTAKKQSLLDKGVILHDYADTEMLLSRDNVDQNALLSYAREAADFSTNHQLPTLDFAINHYGQPDVAMFDFTCMYATENAALVRQRRGHPLLVALVGDSLLEPFWPMGTGIARGFLAAMDTAWMVRSWGQGNTPLEVLAERESVFRLLPQTTPENVSKNYSQYSVDPASRYPNINVQLISAAQVRHLIDTGEGPVLHLDAVSSPHPRLTRQESMARYSKLLTWCQEQTQGYMNVCVTDFTTSWRSGLALCALLHRFRPDLIDFASLEESEAVLNGQLGLNMAEQEFGICPIMTGKEMSALEESDSLCMVMYLSQLHELLKDTAPPSENQSSEERAALFSSTRSPISLLSKLGQSLSRKRNPKDKKEKEADSVGKRRRTSQAGQSEEEDVPDDTKENMTSAVTSGSEVKVTEGHSKVRSISTMLLAKFEENTPSVSATALRRQSSQKEFSVNMGGSDVCYFCGRRVYVMERLSAEGKFFHRSCFQCDHCSSTLRLSSYAYDQLQGKFYCKQHFSFRMANVAQRKRPAPSVAPRPAQAPPAPSSTSTTLSSPGSVGTATPPDLWSSSTHPDMASSLAKRLCGTPERIELENYKPCPQQQDSPLLEVPEETLAQHNLSASLQEKNTEEQSSSSESDLEEEEIAWKKGEVLHSKTNGERELDLGEGLKEEEGGENQEKQEEEEEAEDEEEEEGEVSEEEQDEGESSDESSEEYSDDIDASSVRDSEPCDQQEQEESIPFHQSPASTESPPSLKQPESGPTPTPELLTNPEIPPAKRSEVVEEFWLKSAEIRKSLGLAPLPREFQPKHMAAQTSNAKESFYTSVAYVSSSNTTALDSANQMARNCDSSTQTPSQSTSPPGPSHTMDGDAGVTLEEAIGRCSVIHRLSITVEGCVMVDKQGLDPNTTSFGNESFLNSDAGLLTPPYSPSHSPLVGKQCPALRHSEPILGREVMEFTSTYTAHVPQQDGFKPELNQAQSLPPDEIEILCADVAEEASRLPERSAVVEAGDADSQTDNRRLEHRRTLPDRVVPPLLAGGPEVRLRRSEIKLWGADSGVEEKEKKRNSLFSPRKGRKSMNAAAETQREPGKNKSLWKTVFSVYKKDKKRKDAAVVAETLPAAANVESKRKVPSINRTADLCFRKNPSFSEDTDLSCHALLERCPLRVQSLYVPHALAFKRAYAVKKHSVIPERPTKAATPVSSCPSEVVGVWVVFPDPSSISLSTTLFQRAGTEEELNAKLTRRVQRAARRQAKQEELRRLHRAQIIQRQLEQVEVKQRQLEEKGVAVEKALRGEADFWEDSSTSDLLDVHLGGMGKKDDPSLMHQWFKLVQEKNALVRYESELMIFARELELEDRQSRLQQELRERMAVDDHLKGEDELAEERRILSEMLDVVEQRDALVALLEEQRVREKEEDSDLEAVMLSKGFSLHWD from the exons ATGTGGGACGGACGGTCTGAGACGTGTCATGCACATGCCCTGTTCGACGCCTTCGTGCAGGCCGGCACATGTAAGGAGACCCTCAGGGCCTTCCAGGAGCTGTGTGAAGAGCTGAAGCTGCATCCCGTCGGTCAGCCGCAGTTCTACCACACCCTGAGGAGCAGACTGCACTACTGGAAGGCCAAAGCACTGTGGGCCAAACTGGACAAAAGAGCCAGCCAGAAAGAGTACATGAGAGGCCACGCTTGCACCAGCACCACG tGTCTGATCATAGGTGCAGGTCCGTGTGGACTGCGGACGGCTATAGAGCTGGGATTTCTGGGTGCCAGGGTGGTTCTTGTGGAAAAGCGTGATGCTTTCTCACGGAACAATGTTCTACATCTCTGGCCCTTCACCATTCAGGACCTCCGTGGTTTGggggccaaaaagttctatggAAAGTTCTGTGCTGGAGCAATAGACCATATCA GTATCCGTCAGCTGCAGCTGATGCTTTTGAAGGTGGCCTTGTTATTGGGTGTTGAAGTTCACGTGAATGTGGAGTTCAAACATCTACTGGAACCTCCAGAGAACCAGGAGAAAC GTGTTGGCTGGCGAGCAGAAGTCCACCCCAGCTCTCATCCAGTCAGACAGCTGGAGTTTGATGTGGTTATTGGTGCAGACGGCAGAAGAAATACCTTACCAG GGTTTCGCAGGAAGGAGTTTCGGGGGAAACTGGCTATTGCCGTGACAGCGAATTTCATCAATCGCAACACCACCGCTGAGGCTAAAGTGGAGGAGATCAGCGGTGTCGCCTTCATCTTCAACCAGAGGTTTTTCCAGGACCTCCGGCAAGCTACCG GAATTGATCTTGAGAACATAGTGTATTACAAAGACGACACTCACTACTTTGTAATGACCGCCAAAAAACAAAGCCTTCTGGACAAAGGAGTCATTCTGCAT GATTATGCTGACACTGAGATGCTGCTGTCCAGGGATAACGTGGACCAGAATGCACTGCTCTCGTACGCCCGTGAAGCAGCTGATTTCTCCACCAATCATCAGCTTCCTACACTGGACTTTGCCATCAACCACTATGGGCAGCCAGATGTGGCCATGTTTGACTTTACCTGCATGTACGCCACTGAGAACGCAGCACTGGTGCGCCAGCGCAGGGGACACCCTCTGCTGGTCGCTCTGGTGGGGGATAGTTTACTAGAG ccATTCTGGCCAATGGGAACAGGAATTGCTCGGGGCTTCCTGGCAGCCATGGACACAGCCTGGATGGTTCGCAGCTGGGGTCAGGGCAACACCCCTTTAGAGGTTCTGGCTGAGAG AGAGAGCGTATTTCGGTTGCTTCCTCAGACAACACCAGAAAACGTCAGTAAAAACTACAGCCAGTACAGCGTGGATCCTGCTAGCCGCTATCCCAACATAAATGTGCAACTCATCAGCGCTGCTCAG GTGCGTCATCTCATAGACACAGGTGAGGGTCCGGTTTTGCACCTTGATGCAGTTAGCTCCCCACACCCGAGACTTACACGGCAAG agtcAATGGCTCGTTACAGTAAGCTGCTGACCTGGTGTCAGGAGCAGACGCAAGggtacatgaatgtgtgtgtgacggaCTTCACAACTTCCTGGAGGAGCGGCCTGGCCCTGTGTGCTCTCCTTCACAGATTCAGGCCTGACCTCAT CGATTTTGCGTCTCTGGAGGAGAGTGAGGCGGTGCTCAATGGTCAGTTGGGTTTGAACATGGCGGAGCAGGAATTTGGTATTTGTCCTATAATGACCGGCAAGGAGATGAGCGCACTGGAAGAGAGTGACTCTCTCTGCATGGTCATGTACCTCAGTCAACTACATGAGCTCCTCAAAGACACAGCACCACCTAGTG AAAATCAAAGTTCAGAAGAGAGGGCTGCTCTGTTCTCCAGCACTAGGTCACCCATCTCACTGCTCAGCAAACTGGGACAGAGCCTGTCCCGCAAACGCAATCCcaag GATAAGAAAGAGAAGGAAGCAGATAGTGTTGGAAAGCGGAGGAGGACAAGCCAGGCTGGCCAGTCAGAGGAG GAGGACGTTCCTGATGATACCAAAGAAAATATGACTTCAGCAGTAACTTCCGGGTCAGAAGTGAAGGTCACTGAGGGTCACAGCAAGGTTCGGTCCATATCAACAATGCTGCTGGCTAAATTTGAGGAGAACACACCATCGGTCTCAGCCACTGCACTGCGCAGACAG AGTTCTCAAAAGGAGTTTTCTGTGAATATGGGCGGCAGTGATGTGTGTTACTTCTGCGGCCGTCGCGTTTATGTCATGGAGAGGCTGAGCGCGGAGGGAAAGTTCTTCCACAGGAGCTGCTTCCAGTGTGACCACTGCAGCTCCACGTTACGCCTTTCCAGCTACGCTTATGACCAGCTAcaag GGAAATTTTACTGTAAGCAGCACTTCAGCTTCAGAATGGCCAACGTGGCTCAGAGAAAGAGACCGGCCCCATCTGTGGCCCCTCGGCCTGCTCAG GCTCCCCCTGCTCCATCCTCAACTTCTACGACTTTGTCCTCTCCTGGGTCAGTGGGCACAGCCACTCCACCAGATCTCTGGTCCTCCAGCACCCACCCAGACATGGCATCCAGCCTGGCCAAGAGACTGTGTGGTACGCCAGAGCGCATTGAGCTGGAGAACTACAAACCCTGCCCACAGCAACAGGACAGCCCACTGCTGGAGGTTCCAGAGGAGACGCTTGCACAGCACAACCTCAGTGCTAGCCTGCAGGAGAAGAACACAGAGGAGCAGTCCAG TAGCTCTGAGTCAGACCTAGAGGAGGAGGAGATTGCCTGGAAGAAGGGGGAGGTTTTGCACTCCAAGACcaatggagagagagagttagATCTTGGGGAGGGGCTAAAGGAGGAAGAGGGAGGAGAGAACCAGGAaaaacaagaggaggaggaggaggctgaggatgaggaggaggaagaaggagAAGTTTCAGAAGAAGAACAGGACGAGGGAGAGTCTAGTGATG AGTCCAGTGAAGAGTACAGCGATGATATAGATGCCAGCTCAGTCAGAGACTCCGAACCATGTGACCAACAAGAACAGGAAGAGTCCATTCCATTCCACCAATCACCTGCCTCTACAGAGTCCCCACCCTCCTTGAAACAACCAGAATCAGGCCCCACACCCACACCGGAGCTGCTGACGAACCCCGAGATCCCACCTGCCAAGAGGTCAGAGGTCGTAGAGGAGTTCTGGCTGAAGAGTGCCGAGATCAGGAAGAGTTTAGGCCTGGCTCCGCTGCCTAGAGAATTCCAGCCCAAACATATGGCAGCCCAAACATCTAATGCTAAAGAAAGCTTTTACACCTCAGTCGCATACGTATCGTCCTCCAATACCACTGCTTTGGATTCTGCCAACCAAATGGCAAGAAACTGTGACTCCAGCACACAAACTCCCTCTCAAAGTACATCCCCACCTGGACCATCTCACACTATGGATGGCGATGCAGGCGTCACTTTAGAAGAAGCGATAGGCCGCTGTTCTGTAATCCACAGACTCAGCATCACTGTAGAAGGTTGTGTGATGGTGGACAAGCAGGGTTTAGACCCTAATACCACTTCATTTGGTAATGAAAGTTTTTTGAATTCAGATGCAGGTCTTCTGACCCCTCCCTACAGCCCATCTCACTCTCCTCTTGTCGGCAAGCAGTGTCCGGCCCTTCGCCATTCCGAACCCATATTGGGCCGAGAGGTTATGGAATTCACATCTACCTACACTGCGCATGTTCCGCAGCAGGACGGTTTTAAACCAGAACTCAATCAAGCTCAGAGCCTACCTCCGGATGAAATTGAGATCCTATGCGCGGATGTGGCGGAAGAAGCTTCCAGACTGCCAGAAAGATCTGCCGTTGTGGAGGCTGGCGACGCGGACAGCCAGACGGACAACCGTAGGCTTGAGCACAGGAGGACGCTCCCAGACCGGGTGGTCCCCCCACTGCTGGCAGGGGGACCTGAGGTCAGGCTTCGTAGGTCAGAGATAAAGCTGTGGGGGGCGGACTCGGGTGTGGAGGAGAAGGAGAAAAAGCGCAACTCGTTGTTTTCGCCCCGTAAAGGTAGGAAGAGCATGAATGCAGCAGCTGAGACCCAGCGGGAGCCAGGGAAGAACAAGTCCCTCTGGAAGACCGTTTTTTCGGTGTATAAGAAGGACAAAAAGAGGAAGGACGCAGCGGTGGTGGCGGAAACCCTACCTGCCGCAGCTAACGTTGAGAGCAAGCGGAAAGTGCCGAGCATCAACAGAACAGCAG ACCTGTGTTTCCGGAAGAATCCGAGTTTTTCTGAAGACACAGACTTGTCCTGCCATGCTCTTCTAGAAAGATGTCCTCTCAGAGTTCAG TCGCTTTACGTGCCTCATGCATTGGCGTTCAAGAGGGCGTACGCTGTTAAG AAACACAGTGTTATTCCTGAGCGGCCAACCAAGGCGGCCACCCCAGTGTCATCATGTCCGTCAGAGGTGGTAGGTGTTTGGGTGGTGTTCCCAGACCCCTCCAGCATAAGTTTGTCTACCACGCTGTTTCAGAGAGCAGGAACAGAGGAGGAACTCAATGCAAAGCTGACACGGCGAGTGCAGAGAGCAGCGCGCAGACAGGCCAAGCAGGAGGAGCTGCGGAGGCTGCACAGGGCACAG ATTATTCAGCGTCAGTTGGAGCAGGTGGAGGTAAAGCAGAGACAGCTGGAGGAGAAGGGTGTGGCTGTGGAGAAGGCCCTCAGAGGCGAAGCAG ACTTCTGGGAAGACTCTAGTACCTCTGACCTCTTGGACGTACATCTGGGTG GAATGGGAAAGAAAGATGATCCTAGTTTAATGCATCAGTGGTTTAAGCTGGTGCAGGAGAAGAATGCTCTTGTGCGCTATGAATCTGAGCTCATGATATT TGCACGTGAACTGGAGCTGGAGGACAGGCAGAGCCGTCTGCAGCAGGAGCTGAGAGAGCGCATGGCCGTGGACG accatCTGAAGGGAGAGGACGAGCTGGCCGAGGAGAGGCGtattttgagcgagatgctggATGTGGTGGAGCAGAGGGATGCGCTGGTGGCCTTGCTGGAGGAGCAGCGAGTCAGGGAAAAAGAGGAGGATAGTGACCTGGAGGCCGTCATGCTGTCTAAAGGCTTCAGTTTGCACTGGGACTGA
- the mical3b gene encoding protein-methionine sulfoxide oxidase mical3b isoform X3 produces MWDGRSETCHAHALFDAFVQAGTCKETLRAFQELCEELKLHPVGQPQFYHTLRSRLHYWKAKALWAKLDKRASQKEYMRGHACTSTTCLIIGAGPCGLRTAIELGFLGARVVLVEKRDAFSRNNVLHLWPFTIQDLRGLGAKKFYGKFCAGAIDHISIRQLQLMLLKVALLLGVEVHVNVEFKHLLEPPENQEKRVGWRAEVHPSSHPVRQLEFDVVIGADGRRNTLPGFRRKEFRGKLAIAVTANFINRNTTAEAKVEEISGVAFIFNQRFFQDLRQATGIDLENIVYYKDDTHYFVMTAKKQSLLDKGVILHDYADTEMLLSRDNVDQNALLSYAREAADFSTNHQLPTLDFAINHYGQPDVAMFDFTCMYATENAALVRQRRGHPLLVALVGDSLLEPFWPMGTGIARGFLAAMDTAWMVRSWGQGNTPLEVLAERESVFRLLPQTTPENVSKNYSQYSVDPASRYPNINVQLISAAQVRHLIDTGEGPVLHLDAVSSPHPRLTRQESMARYSKLLTWCQEQTQGYMNVCVTDFTTSWRSGLALCALLHRFRPDLIDFASLEESEAVLNGQLGLNMAEQEFGICPIMTGKEMSALEESDSLCMVMYLSQLHELLKDTAPPSENQSSEERAALFSSTRSPISLLSKLGQSLSRKRNPKDKKEKEADSVGKRRRTSQAGQSEEEDVPDDTKENMTSAVTSGSEVKVTEGHSKVRSISTMLLAKFEENTPSVSATALRRQSYIQMYTGGVSLLAQQIANQIQSQQDQAPKLLHRGELSSQKEFSVNMGGSDVCYFCGRRVYVMERLSAEGKFFHRSCFQCDHCSSTLRLSSYAYDQLQGKFYCKQHFSFRMANVAQRKRPAPSVAPRPAQAPPAPSSTSTTLSSPGSVGTATPPDLWSSSTHPDMASSLAKRLCGTPERIELENYKPCPQQQDSPLLEVPEETLAQHNLSASLQEKNTEEQSSSSESDLEEEEIAWKKGEVLHSKTNGERELDLGEGLKEEEGGENQEKQEEEEEAEDEEEEEGEVSEEEQDEGESSDESSEEYSDDIDASSVRDSEPCDQQEQEESIPFHQSPASTESPPSLKQPESGPTPTPELLTNPEIPPAKRSEVVEEFWLKSAEIRKSLGLAPLPREFQPKHMAAQTSNAKESFYTSVAYVSSSNTTALDSANQMARNCDSSTQTPSQSTSPPGPSHTMDGDAGVTLEEAIGRCSVIHRLSITVEGCVMVDKQGLDPNTTSFGNESFLNSDAGLLTPPYSPSHSPLVGKQCPALRHSEPILGREVMEFTSTYTAHVPQQDGFKPELNQAQSLPPDEIEILCADVAEEASRLPERSAVVEAGDADSQTDNRRLEHRRTLPDRVVPPLLAGGPEVRLRRSEIKLWGADSGVEEKEKKRNSLFSPRKGRKSMNAAAETQREPGKNKSLWKTVFSVYKKDKKRKDAAVVAETLPAAANVESKRKVPSINRTADLCFRKNPSFSEDTDLSCHALLERCPLRVQRAGTEEELNAKLTRRVQRAARRQAKQEELRRLHRAQIIQRQLEQVEVKQRQLEEKGVAVEKALRGEADFWEDSSTSDLLDVHLGGMGKKDDPSLMHQWFKLVQEKNALVRYESELMIFARELELEDRQSRLQQELRERMAVDDHLKGEDELAEERRILSEMLDVVEQRDALVALLEEQRVREKEEDSDLEAVMLSKGFSLHWD; encoded by the exons ATGTGGGACGGACGGTCTGAGACGTGTCATGCACATGCCCTGTTCGACGCCTTCGTGCAGGCCGGCACATGTAAGGAGACCCTCAGGGCCTTCCAGGAGCTGTGTGAAGAGCTGAAGCTGCATCCCGTCGGTCAGCCGCAGTTCTACCACACCCTGAGGAGCAGACTGCACTACTGGAAGGCCAAAGCACTGTGGGCCAAACTGGACAAAAGAGCCAGCCAGAAAGAGTACATGAGAGGCCACGCTTGCACCAGCACCACG tGTCTGATCATAGGTGCAGGTCCGTGTGGACTGCGGACGGCTATAGAGCTGGGATTTCTGGGTGCCAGGGTGGTTCTTGTGGAAAAGCGTGATGCTTTCTCACGGAACAATGTTCTACATCTCTGGCCCTTCACCATTCAGGACCTCCGTGGTTTGggggccaaaaagttctatggAAAGTTCTGTGCTGGAGCAATAGACCATATCA GTATCCGTCAGCTGCAGCTGATGCTTTTGAAGGTGGCCTTGTTATTGGGTGTTGAAGTTCACGTGAATGTGGAGTTCAAACATCTACTGGAACCTCCAGAGAACCAGGAGAAAC GTGTTGGCTGGCGAGCAGAAGTCCACCCCAGCTCTCATCCAGTCAGACAGCTGGAGTTTGATGTGGTTATTGGTGCAGACGGCAGAAGAAATACCTTACCAG GGTTTCGCAGGAAGGAGTTTCGGGGGAAACTGGCTATTGCCGTGACAGCGAATTTCATCAATCGCAACACCACCGCTGAGGCTAAAGTGGAGGAGATCAGCGGTGTCGCCTTCATCTTCAACCAGAGGTTTTTCCAGGACCTCCGGCAAGCTACCG GAATTGATCTTGAGAACATAGTGTATTACAAAGACGACACTCACTACTTTGTAATGACCGCCAAAAAACAAAGCCTTCTGGACAAAGGAGTCATTCTGCAT GATTATGCTGACACTGAGATGCTGCTGTCCAGGGATAACGTGGACCAGAATGCACTGCTCTCGTACGCCCGTGAAGCAGCTGATTTCTCCACCAATCATCAGCTTCCTACACTGGACTTTGCCATCAACCACTATGGGCAGCCAGATGTGGCCATGTTTGACTTTACCTGCATGTACGCCACTGAGAACGCAGCACTGGTGCGCCAGCGCAGGGGACACCCTCTGCTGGTCGCTCTGGTGGGGGATAGTTTACTAGAG ccATTCTGGCCAATGGGAACAGGAATTGCTCGGGGCTTCCTGGCAGCCATGGACACAGCCTGGATGGTTCGCAGCTGGGGTCAGGGCAACACCCCTTTAGAGGTTCTGGCTGAGAG AGAGAGCGTATTTCGGTTGCTTCCTCAGACAACACCAGAAAACGTCAGTAAAAACTACAGCCAGTACAGCGTGGATCCTGCTAGCCGCTATCCCAACATAAATGTGCAACTCATCAGCGCTGCTCAG GTGCGTCATCTCATAGACACAGGTGAGGGTCCGGTTTTGCACCTTGATGCAGTTAGCTCCCCACACCCGAGACTTACACGGCAAG agtcAATGGCTCGTTACAGTAAGCTGCTGACCTGGTGTCAGGAGCAGACGCAAGggtacatgaatgtgtgtgtgacggaCTTCACAACTTCCTGGAGGAGCGGCCTGGCCCTGTGTGCTCTCCTTCACAGATTCAGGCCTGACCTCAT CGATTTTGCGTCTCTGGAGGAGAGTGAGGCGGTGCTCAATGGTCAGTTGGGTTTGAACATGGCGGAGCAGGAATTTGGTATTTGTCCTATAATGACCGGCAAGGAGATGAGCGCACTGGAAGAGAGTGACTCTCTCTGCATGGTCATGTACCTCAGTCAACTACATGAGCTCCTCAAAGACACAGCACCACCTAGTG AAAATCAAAGTTCAGAAGAGAGGGCTGCTCTGTTCTCCAGCACTAGGTCACCCATCTCACTGCTCAGCAAACTGGGACAGAGCCTGTCCCGCAAACGCAATCCcaag GATAAGAAAGAGAAGGAAGCAGATAGTGTTGGAAAGCGGAGGAGGACAAGCCAGGCTGGCCAGTCAGAGGAG GAGGACGTTCCTGATGATACCAAAGAAAATATGACTTCAGCAGTAACTTCCGGGTCAGAAGTGAAGGTCACTGAGGGTCACAGCAAGGTTCGGTCCATATCAACAATGCTGCTGGCTAAATTTGAGGAGAACACACCATCGGTCTCAGCCACTGCACTGCGCAGACAG AGCTACATTCAGATGTATACAGGCGGAGTGAGCTTATTGGCTCAGCAGATAGCCAATCAGATTCAGAGTCAGCAGGATCAAGCTCCCAAGCTCCTTCACAGGGGGGAGTTG AGTTCTCAAAAGGAGTTTTCTGTGAATATGGGCGGCAGTGATGTGTGTTACTTCTGCGGCCGTCGCGTTTATGTCATGGAGAGGCTGAGCGCGGAGGGAAAGTTCTTCCACAGGAGCTGCTTCCAGTGTGACCACTGCAGCTCCACGTTACGCCTTTCCAGCTACGCTTATGACCAGCTAcaag GGAAATTTTACTGTAAGCAGCACTTCAGCTTCAGAATGGCCAACGTGGCTCAGAGAAAGAGACCGGCCCCATCTGTGGCCCCTCGGCCTGCTCAG GCTCCCCCTGCTCCATCCTCAACTTCTACGACTTTGTCCTCTCCTGGGTCAGTGGGCACAGCCACTCCACCAGATCTCTGGTCCTCCAGCACCCACCCAGACATGGCATCCAGCCTGGCCAAGAGACTGTGTGGTACGCCAGAGCGCATTGAGCTGGAGAACTACAAACCCTGCCCACAGCAACAGGACAGCCCACTGCTGGAGGTTCCAGAGGAGACGCTTGCACAGCACAACCTCAGTGCTAGCCTGCAGGAGAAGAACACAGAGGAGCAGTCCAG TAGCTCTGAGTCAGACCTAGAGGAGGAGGAGATTGCCTGGAAGAAGGGGGAGGTTTTGCACTCCAAGACcaatggagagagagagttagATCTTGGGGAGGGGCTAAAGGAGGAAGAGGGAGGAGAGAACCAGGAaaaacaagaggaggaggaggaggctgaggatgaggaggaggaagaaggagAAGTTTCAGAAGAAGAACAGGACGAGGGAGAGTCTAGTGATG AGTCCAGTGAAGAGTACAGCGATGATATAGATGCCAGCTCAGTCAGAGACTCCGAACCATGTGACCAACAAGAACAGGAAGAGTCCATTCCATTCCACCAATCACCTGCCTCTACAGAGTCCCCACCCTCCTTGAAACAACCAGAATCAGGCCCCACACCCACACCGGAGCTGCTGACGAACCCCGAGATCCCACCTGCCAAGAGGTCAGAGGTCGTAGAGGAGTTCTGGCTGAAGAGTGCCGAGATCAGGAAGAGTTTAGGCCTGGCTCCGCTGCCTAGAGAATTCCAGCCCAAACATATGGCAGCCCAAACATCTAATGCTAAAGAAAGCTTTTACACCTCAGTCGCATACGTATCGTCCTCCAATACCACTGCTTTGGATTCTGCCAACCAAATGGCAAGAAACTGTGACTCCAGCACACAAACTCCCTCTCAAAGTACATCCCCACCTGGACCATCTCACACTATGGATGGCGATGCAGGCGTCACTTTAGAAGAAGCGATAGGCCGCTGTTCTGTAATCCACAGACTCAGCATCACTGTAGAAGGTTGTGTGATGGTGGACAAGCAGGGTTTAGACCCTAATACCACTTCATTTGGTAATGAAAGTTTTTTGAATTCAGATGCAGGTCTTCTGACCCCTCCCTACAGCCCATCTCACTCTCCTCTTGTCGGCAAGCAGTGTCCGGCCCTTCGCCATTCCGAACCCATATTGGGCCGAGAGGTTATGGAATTCACATCTACCTACACTGCGCATGTTCCGCAGCAGGACGGTTTTAAACCAGAACTCAATCAAGCTCAGAGCCTACCTCCGGATGAAATTGAGATCCTATGCGCGGATGTGGCGGAAGAAGCTTCCAGACTGCCAGAAAGATCTGCCGTTGTGGAGGCTGGCGACGCGGACAGCCAGACGGACAACCGTAGGCTTGAGCACAGGAGGACGCTCCCAGACCGGGTGGTCCCCCCACTGCTGGCAGGGGGACCTGAGGTCAGGCTTCGTAGGTCAGAGATAAAGCTGTGGGGGGCGGACTCGGGTGTGGAGGAGAAGGAGAAAAAGCGCAACTCGTTGTTTTCGCCCCGTAAAGGTAGGAAGAGCATGAATGCAGCAGCTGAGACCCAGCGGGAGCCAGGGAAGAACAAGTCCCTCTGGAAGACCGTTTTTTCGGTGTATAAGAAGGACAAAAAGAGGAAGGACGCAGCGGTGGTGGCGGAAACCCTACCTGCCGCAGCTAACGTTGAGAGCAAGCGGAAAGTGCCGAGCATCAACAGAACAGCAG ACCTGTGTTTCCGGAAGAATCCGAGTTTTTCTGAAGACACAGACTTGTCCTGCCATGCTCTTCTAGAAAGATGTCCTCTCAGAGTTCAG AGAGCAGGAACAGAGGAGGAACTCAATGCAAAGCTGACACGGCGAGTGCAGAGAGCAGCGCGCAGACAGGCCAAGCAGGAGGAGCTGCGGAGGCTGCACAGGGCACAG ATTATTCAGCGTCAGTTGGAGCAGGTGGAGGTAAAGCAGAGACAGCTGGAGGAGAAGGGTGTGGCTGTGGAGAAGGCCCTCAGAGGCGAAGCAG ACTTCTGGGAAGACTCTAGTACCTCTGACCTCTTGGACGTACATCTGGGTG GAATGGGAAAGAAAGATGATCCTAGTTTAATGCATCAGTGGTTTAAGCTGGTGCAGGAGAAGAATGCTCTTGTGCGCTATGAATCTGAGCTCATGATATT TGCACGTGAACTGGAGCTGGAGGACAGGCAGAGCCGTCTGCAGCAGGAGCTGAGAGAGCGCATGGCCGTGGACG accatCTGAAGGGAGAGGACGAGCTGGCCGAGGAGAGGCGtattttgagcgagatgctggATGTGGTGGAGCAGAGGGATGCGCTGGTGGCCTTGCTGGAGGAGCAGCGAGTCAGGGAAAAAGAGGAGGATAGTGACCTGGAGGCCGTCATGCTGTCTAAAGGCTTCAGTTTGCACTGGGACTGA